The genomic region CCCTGGCACCGGTCCGAGCGGCCTGCCACGCGGCGGCCGATCCGGCCGGGCCGCCGCCAACGATCACCATGTCGTATTTCTGCGTCATTTGTTTGCCTCGGATGGTTAGTTCCCCGCCGCAGCCGACGCTATGCGGTCCGCGTCACACCCGGGTGGGCCCCGCCATTACTAAACCGTGACGCCACGGCACCGGCCGGTTCGGTTCAGTAACGGCGCGGTACCCGGGTGCGACAGATGAGTCAGCGGCGGCTGCCCCGCGGGGCGCCGTTCCTGTCCGCGGCAGGTGTGAAGCAGTGGCACCTGAACCGGTGGCCGAAGAGCGCCGGGGTCCGCACCGAAGTGACCGCTGACTGGCGGTTCGTCTCCAAAGGATGTTCAACAGATCATGACGTTCGTACACAGTTGGGCGCGCCGGTTGCTGACCGGTGCGCTGGTGGCCCTGTTCCTTCCGAGCCTGATCGCCGTCGCGGGCGGCACGTCCACCGCAGCGGCCTATTCGCGGCCGGGCTTGCCGGTCGAGACGCTTATGGTCCCGTCCCCGTCCATGGGCCGCGATATCCCGGTGAGGTTCCAGGGCGGCGGCCCCAAGGCCGTCTACCTGCTCGACGGGCTGCGCGCCCCCGACGACAACAGCGGCTGGGACATCGAGACCGCCGCGTTCGAGAACTACTACGAGTCGGGCCTGTCGGTGGTCATGCCCGTCGGCGGCATGTCCAGCTTCTACACCAACTGGCAGTCTCCCGCCGTGGGCAACGGCACCACCTACAACTACCAGTGGGAGACCTTCCTCACCTCGGAGTTGCCGGCCTACCTGGCCGCCAACAAGGGCATCTCACCAACCGGCAACGCGGTCGTGGGCGTGTCGATGTCGGGTAGCTCGGCGCTGATCCTGGCGGCCTACCACCCCGGGCAGTTCAGCTACGCGGCGTCGCTGTCGGGCTTCCTCAACCTGTCCGAGGGCATCTGGCCGACGCTCGTGGGCTTCGCGATGCGCGACTCCGGCGGCTTCGACGCCACCGCGATGTGGGGTCCGGGCGGCGGCCCGGCCTGGCAGCGCAACGATCCGACGCTGCAGGCGGACCGGCTGGCGGCAAACGGCACCCGCCTGTGGGTGTACACCGGCACAGGCAGGCCCGGTGAGCTCGGCGGCGGCGGGGACATCCCGGGCCAGCTGCTCGAGAACATCACCCAGGACAGCAACCAGGCCTTCCGGCAGGCGTACCGGGCTGCAGGCGGGAGCAACGCCACGTTTAACTTCCCGCCCAGCGGCACGCACGGCTGGGGCTACTGGGGTGCGCAGCTGAACGCGATGAAGGGTGACATCCAGGCCACGCTGGGCGTCTGACCCCGACGACGACACCGGGCGACCACTTCGTGTGGTCGCCCGGTTCGCGTTGGAGACAATCGGTGGGTGACAGCCCACCGGCCGACTGTGCCCGCGCTTCTCGCGCGCGCCGCGCAGAACTTCGGCGAACACACCTACCTGGTCACGCCGACGGATCGGCTCACCTACCGCGAAGCGTTCGACCGCTCGGCCGACATCGCCCGGTGGCTGCTCGCGCAGGGAGTCGGCAAGGGCACCCGGGTGGGGCTGTTCTTCCCCAACGGCGTCGACTGGGTCCTGTGGTGGCTTGCCGTGTCCCGGATCGGCGCACTGGCGGTCCCGCTGAGCACCATGTACACCCCGGGCGAGATCGCGAAGGTGGCCCGGCTGGCCGACCTGGCGGTGCTGATCGCGCCGAGCAGGGTGCTGACCATCGACGTCGCCGAGCGTTTCGAGGCGGCCTGGCCCGAACTGAGCACCATGCCGGCGGGACGGCTGACGCTGTCCGCAGCGCCGTACCTGCGCCGCATTCTCTTCGTCGACGGCGAGGTTCCCGGCTGGGCGACCGCGACGACCGGCGGGGACGGTGTGGCGCACGACCTGCTCACCGCCGTCGAGGCCGAGGTCTCCCCCGCCGACCTCGCGGTCATGGTGCACACTTCCGGATCCACCGCCGACCCCAAGGGCGTCCTGCACACCCACGGCACGCTGGTCCGGCAGACCTCGACGTGGCCGACCGCGATCCGGGCGGTCACCGGGTCCGACGGGCCCACCGGCATCGTGTGCGCGATGCCCTTCTTCTGGGTGGGCGGATTGCTGGCCGTCACCGGTGCGCTGCATGACCCCGTGACCGTGTGTGTCATGCCGCGGCTCGACGCCGGGACCGCGCTCGACCTCGTCGAGCGGGAAGCGGCGAGCGGGGTGATCGGGTGGCCGGCCTTCACCCAGCGGCTGCGCGAGCACCCCAGCTTCGCCGACCGCGACCTGGGCAGCGCCCCCATGCTGCGCGACGGTCCGCTCGACATCGCGATGGTCGATGTGCCCGACGGGTTTCCGGTGCACCGCACCATGTCCGAGACCGCGGGCGGGTTCGCCTACACCGACATGCGCGTCGTCGGCGACGACGGCACCGACGTGCCCGACGGCGCGGTTGGCGAACTGCTCATCCGCGGCATCGGCGTGATGGCCGGCTACAACAAGCGTGAGCGGTGGGAGACCTTCGACGCCGACGGCTGGTACCACACCGGGGACCGCGTGTACCGCCGCGATGGCGATCCGCGACTGTTCTACATCGGCCGGACCACCGACCTCATCAAGGCCGCGGGGGCGAACGTCTCACCGCTCGAGGTGGAGGCCGTCATCAGCGAGTTCGCCGACGTGGCACAGTGCCTGGTGCTCGGTGTCGACGACCCGGCCCGGGGCGAGGAGGTGTGTGCGGTCGTCGCCCCCGCCTGCGAGGACGTCGATGTCGCCTCGATGGCCGCACGCACCCGCGCTGCGCTGTCGGCCTACAAGGTGCCGACGCGCTGGGTCATCGCCGCCAGCGACCGGTTGCCCACCCTGCCCAGCGGGAAGTTCGATCGAAAGGCGCTGCATCGCATGATCGTCGACGGCGAACTGCAGACTGTGGACGGTCGGTGATCCGATGGATGTGGTGAGGACTCCAGACGACCGCTTCGCCGACCTGCCCGACTTCCCGTTCCCGCCGAACTACGTCGCCGTGGACGCCGCGGGCGTCGGCCCGCTGCGGATGCACTACGTCGAAGCCGGTGCCGCCGACGCGCCCGTGGTGGTGCTGCTGCACGGCCAGCCCACCTGGTCCTACCTGTACCGCTACGTCATAAGGACGTTGTGCGAGAGCGGGTTTCGCGCCGTCGCCTTCGACAACATCGGATTCGGCCGTTCGGACAAACCGACGGACCCCACGGACTACACCTTCGCCAGGCACATCGATTGGGTCCACAGCGCGATCACCCGCCTCGACCTGCGTGACATCACGCTCGTCGTGCAGGACTGGGGAGGCCCCATCGGGCTGAGCGTGCTGGCCCGCGACCCCGATCGCTTCGCCCGCGTCGTCGCGACCAACACCATCCTGCACACCTGCGACCCGGATCTGGCGGGCAAGCTCACCTGGCCGCACCACTCGCTGGGCGACGGCCGGGTGATCCACCAGGAGACCCTGCTGGACTACGTGGCGTTCTACCAACGGGCCCCGCGCCTGGCGCCGAGCTTCTTCCTCGAGGCGGTGGCGGGTCCGCTGAGCCAGGAGGTGCAGGCGGCCTACGACGCACCCTTCCCGGATCCGACCTACACCGCCGGTCTGCGCCAAATGACGGCGTTGATCCCGTTGACCCGCAACGACCCCGGGGCCGCCATCGGCCGCGCGACGATGGCCGCGCTGCGCGACTGGCAGCGCCCGTTTCTGACGGCGTACTCCGACGGCGATCCCCCGACCCGCGGCTGGGACAAGGTCTTTGCCGCCGAGGTGCCCGGCGCTCGCGGGCAGCCGCATACGACGGTGGCCGGTGCGGGTCACTTCATCCAGGAGCAGCGCGGCGACGAACTGGCCCGCATCGTGGCCGACTTCATCGCCCGCACCGCGTGACTACAGACCGAACTGATCGTCGATGACGCCGAGCCAGATCTGCGCTGCGTCGATCGCGACCTTCTCGCTGATGAACGCGTGCTGGGTGCCGGTGTAGATGTCGCGGAAGGCGCGTTCCAGCCGGGTGCCCTCCCGGATCGAACTGGTGCCTGCGACCAGGTGCGCCCATTCGGCGCAGCCACGGGCCACGTCCGTGGCGTAGACGGCCGCGACGCGCATGTCGGCACGCAGCGCCGGGCTCAGCTCAGCGCCGTCGGCGACCGCGGCCTCGGCGGTCGTGAAGGCGTCGAGCACCAGCAGCCGGGCCGCCCGCCACGCGGCGACGTGATGGGCGAGGCCCTTCTGAAACGTGGGACGGCTGGCCAACGACGCCATATCGCTCATCCGGAACTTCGTCGCGGCCAACTCCTGCACATCGTCGAGCATGCTCTTGGCGACGCCGAGCGCCCACGACGCGTGCCCGGCCGCGGTGACGGGCATCAGCCCCATCCGCGTTGCGGGCGACGCGCCGCGCCTGGGCTCACGGCTGAACAGGGCGAATGTCCGCTCGGCGGGAACGAACACGTCATCGATGCTGTAGTCGTAGGACCCCGTCCCCTTGAGCCCCTGAACGTGCCAGCCGTCGTTGAAACCGACCTGGTCGCGCGGCACGACGGCGACCTGCATGTCGGGTACGCCTTCGCTGATCCAGCGCATCTGCCCCTCATCCATCGGGAAGAAGCCGGCCGCGACGTACTGGGCGTGACCGATGCCCGAGCCGAAACTCCATGACCCGCTCAGTCGGTAGCCGCCGGGCACCACGGTCCCCTGTCCGTTGGGGAAGAACTGCCCGCCCATCGTGACGCGGTTGTCGTGTGCGCCGAACACCTCGGCGAAACCCTCGTCCGGCAGGTACGCCGCCGCGGCGAATGACGACGGCAGATTCGCGATGCCGATCCAGCCGAATGAGCCGTCCTGCCAGGCCATCTCGATCCACGTCTCGATCATCTCGGTGAACGACGGTTCGACGCCGGCCGCGGCTCGCGGGTTGAATGCCGTCATCAGCCCCGAGGTCCACATCGCGTCGACCATGGCCGGGCTCAGGGTGCGCAGCCGCTCCGATTCACCCGCCTCCTTCGCTGTCAGCTCCCGCATGCCGCGCGCCAACGCGGTGGTGGTCTCGGCGGTGTCCGCTGTTCCCAGAGTCGGTGTCACCCGCCTAGGCTTTCACATTCCGCCGATCGCTCACTTGATGATGCGGACCAGATAGGGCGCCATGTTGTTGGTGCGCACCGGAGAGACCGTCACGGCCGGTTCGGTCGCCTCCAGCATCTGGCCGTTGCCCAGGAACAGCGCGACGCTCTGATTTCCGTTCGGGCCGTAGAAGATCAGGTCTCCGGGCAGGGCTTGCGACGGAAGCACCTTCTGGCCGATGTTGTACTGCGCTCCGGAGGAGCGCGGCAGCTTCACCCCTATGCCGGCGAACGCGTACACCATCAGACCCGAGGCGTCGAAGCCCACGGCACTGGTCGCCGGATTAAGCCCGACGATGTGGCCTTCGCTGTCCAGGCCAGCGACATTGTCGGCGGTGCCGCTGCCGAGGGTCGGCCCGTTGGCGTCGCCGCCGCCGTAGGAGAAGGGCACACCCCGCTGTGCGAGTCCGCGTGCGATCACCGTGTCGACCGCCTGTTGATTCGCGGCGGGCCGCGGCGCCGCGATCGCGACCCCCGGCGCCACGATCAGCATCGCGGCGGCGATCAGAAAGGCGTACATGCGTCTCATCGGTGTTTCTACTCTTTCTCGTCCGGTCGCGGGCACACCGCGCTATATCACTTCTACCGTCAAATACATCGGTTTGCCGAATTCGTGCCTGGCACAACGTCAATGAGATGCCCTATCGTGACTCAACGGTGACTTCGCGCCGTGTCACCGGCGATTCGCCCCCGCACGATTACGATGAGGTCTCCCTTCGTTGAAGTCCTGGTGATGACCCTGAAGCACGCGAACCGAGTCGCCGTCGTCGGCGGCGGCATCCTTGGCGCCGCCGTCGCCAGAGAGATGCTGCGGCGCCACCCCCATCTGGAGCTGACGCTCTTCGAGAAGGAGGACGGCCTCGCCACCCACCAGACCGGCCGCAACAGCGGTGTGGTGCATGCGGGCCTGTACTACCGACCGGGTTCCCACAAGGCGGTCATGTGCCGCCGCGGCGTCGATTTGCTCGAGCGGTTCTGCTCCGAGCGCGGAATCCGTCGGATCGCCTGCGGCAAGGTGCTGGTGGCGCTCGACGACGAGGAGCGGGCCCGCCTCGCGGAGATCGAGCGCACGGCACTCGCCAACGGGGTGCCGGGGGTACGCATCATCGGCCCGGAGCAACTGCACGAACTCGAGCCGAACGTACGGGGCGTCGCGGCGCTGCACTCACCCGCGACGTCCATCGTCGACTTCGCCGAGGTGACCCGGGCGCTGGCGGCCGACGCCGCCGACGCGGGCGCGAAAGTGCTGTGCAGACACGAGGTCACCGGCCTGCGCACGGCCGGTGGACGGGTCGTCGTCAGCGTCCGCACACCCGACGGCGACACCGAGGTCACCGTCGACCGGGTGGTCGCCTGCGGCGGATTGCACAGCGACCGGTTGGCCGAGATGGCAGGCGACGGCCCGAACCCGGTGATCATGCCGTTTCGAGGCGAGTACTACGCGTTGAAACCACACCGGCGAGACCTGGTCAACGGCCTCGTCTACCCGGTGCCCG from Mycobacterium sp. IDR2000157661 harbors:
- a CDS encoding class I adenylate-forming enzyme family protein encodes the protein MTAHRPTVPALLARAAQNFGEHTYLVTPTDRLTYREAFDRSADIARWLLAQGVGKGTRVGLFFPNGVDWVLWWLAVSRIGALAVPLSTMYTPGEIAKVARLADLAVLIAPSRVLTIDVAERFEAAWPELSTMPAGRLTLSAAPYLRRILFVDGEVPGWATATTGGDGVAHDLLTAVEAEVSPADLAVMVHTSGSTADPKGVLHTHGTLVRQTSTWPTAIRAVTGSDGPTGIVCAMPFFWVGGLLAVTGALHDPVTVCVMPRLDAGTALDLVEREAASGVIGWPAFTQRLREHPSFADRDLGSAPMLRDGPLDIAMVDVPDGFPVHRTMSETAGGFAYTDMRVVGDDGTDVPDGAVGELLIRGIGVMAGYNKRERWETFDADGWYHTGDRVYRRDGDPRLFYIGRTTDLIKAAGANVSPLEVEAVISEFADVAQCLVLGVDDPARGEEVCAVVAPACEDVDVASMAARTRAALSAYKVPTRWVIAASDRLPTLPSGKFDRKALHRMIVDGELQTVDGR
- a CDS encoding esterase family protein, whose protein sequence is MTFVHSWARRLLTGALVALFLPSLIAVAGGTSTAAAYSRPGLPVETLMVPSPSMGRDIPVRFQGGGPKAVYLLDGLRAPDDNSGWDIETAAFENYYESGLSVVMPVGGMSSFYTNWQSPAVGNGTTYNYQWETFLTSELPAYLAANKGISPTGNAVVGVSMSGSSALILAAYHPGQFSYAASLSGFLNLSEGIWPTLVGFAMRDSGGFDATAMWGPGGGPAWQRNDPTLQADRLAANGTRLWVYTGTGRPGELGGGGDIPGQLLENITQDSNQAFRQAYRAAGGSNATFNFPPSGTHGWGYWGAQLNAMKGDIQATLGV
- a CDS encoding haloalkane dehalogenase, yielding MDVVRTPDDRFADLPDFPFPPNYVAVDAAGVGPLRMHYVEAGAADAPVVVLLHGQPTWSYLYRYVIRTLCESGFRAVAFDNIGFGRSDKPTDPTDYTFARHIDWVHSAITRLDLRDITLVVQDWGGPIGLSVLARDPDRFARVVATNTILHTCDPDLAGKLTWPHHSLGDGRVIHQETLLDYVAFYQRAPRLAPSFFLEAVAGPLSQEVQAAYDAPFPDPTYTAGLRQMTALIPLTRNDPGAAIGRATMAALRDWQRPFLTAYSDGDPPTRGWDKVFAAEVPGARGQPHTTVAGAGHFIQEQRGDELARIVADFIARTA
- the ripD gene encoding NlpC/P60 family peptidoglycan-binding protein RipD, coding for MRRMYAFLIAAAMLIVAPGVAIAAPRPAANQQAVDTVIARGLAQRGVPFSYGGGDANGPTLGSGTADNVAGLDSEGHIVGLNPATSAVGFDASGLMVYAFAGIGVKLPRSSGAQYNIGQKVLPSQALPGDLIFYGPNGNQSVALFLGNGQMLEATEPAVTVSPVRTNNMAPYLVRIIK
- a CDS encoding acyl-CoA dehydrogenase family protein, which gives rise to MRELTAKEAGESERLRTLSPAMVDAMWTSGLMTAFNPRAAAGVEPSFTEMIETWIEMAWQDGSFGWIGIANLPSSFAAAAYLPDEGFAEVFGAHDNRVTMGGQFFPNGQGTVVPGGYRLSGSWSFGSGIGHAQYVAAGFFPMDEGQMRWISEGVPDMQVAVVPRDQVGFNDGWHVQGLKGTGSYDYSIDDVFVPAERTFALFSREPRRGASPATRMGLMPVTAAGHASWALGVAKSMLDDVQELAATKFRMSDMASLASRPTFQKGLAHHVAAWRAARLLVLDAFTTAEAAVADGAELSPALRADMRVAAVYATDVARGCAEWAHLVAGTSSIREGTRLERAFRDIYTGTQHAFISEKVAIDAAQIWLGVIDDQFGL
- the lhgO gene encoding L-2-hydroxyglutarate oxidase, yielding MTLKHANRVAVVGGGILGAAVAREMLRRHPHLELTLFEKEDGLATHQTGRNSGVVHAGLYYRPGSHKAVMCRRGVDLLERFCSERGIRRIACGKVLVALDDEERARLAEIERTALANGVPGVRIIGPEQLHELEPNVRGVAALHSPATSIVDFAEVTRALAADAADAGAKVLCRHEVTGLRTAGGRVVVSVRTPDGDTEVTVDRVVACGGLHSDRLAEMAGDGPNPVIMPFRGEYYALKPHRRDLVNGLVYPVPDPRYPFLGVHLTPRVDGEVLIGPNAVLALAREGYSWRTVSVGDMAEVVRTPAFWRFARRHWRTGVREMYGSVSRRRFIAAARAYVPALSDDDVVAGRAGVRAQALDADGGLVDDFRIAIRGPIVVLRNAPSPAATSSLAIAEHVVSTMESG